The following coding sequences lie in one Tichowtungia aerotolerans genomic window:
- a CDS encoding beta-mannosidase, with protein MKRISLDGKWALQGAAYGESVNEIGEWVPATVPGDVHVDLMAAGRLDEMYFADNIRKNRWVTEQAWWFRREFSVEELDSRTELVFKGIDTVANIYLNGEQIGRTENMFREYRFDVSEKLRLGEPNELAVCIEPISIVMKQHDADPYFACFNDHRIFMRKAQCHFGWDWAPDCPGTGIWDSVLLETYDQVCLDGLNIHTTCDGLVSFFVSLDGSVQEVGTDGLELRLTVTAPDGSMAADEVWAASGIKNFRNLFIESPQLWWPNGMGGQPLYSYELSLLKEGSVIDTKCGRFGIREVQLEEKPLGPDKMGFAFIVNGQHCFCKGANWVPLDSFTGAIPNEKYDHMLTLAKEANFNMLRVWGGGIYEKDRFYDLCDELGLMVWQDFMFACGDVPDNHDWFVENVRAEIEVQVKRLRTHTSVVYWVGGNEKSGDFYRKMVNYGDSLFDEMIPGIVQTLDPFRPYRRGSPYAYVDSGNHPKSGDAHLSALGETFAPGSKGFLDYRNCVNHIDTSFNSEFAIQGPSRRQSFEKFMPPEHYWPIDDLWNYRITHNPYDHHDTRSFAEKQLALCQAFFGEPKDHAEFIKYGMSMHAEAMWDEMFGYRTKRPVNSGSMFWMYSDPWPTGSWSVVDWYGLPKASYYAAKRAARPLQIGWKVRPDENGWQLVACNDTLRAFSGQIFFGEETVAGEQKWARELDVSIPANTSIVLAEIETKEFSGASDSFLFAELACGDEKRSDTFFPNFWKEVPWPEPDLEITGFQTLKKDEIEVTIEAEKFARFVHLEGLNEGCADGSPVYLSDSFFDMRAGETRTVRLKGSAPIDPGKIKAVHWLQEWC; from the coding sequence ATGAAGCGAATCAGTTTAGACGGGAAATGGGCGCTGCAGGGTGCCGCTTATGGAGAATCGGTGAATGAAATCGGGGAGTGGGTTCCTGCAACGGTGCCGGGAGATGTTCATGTCGACCTGATGGCGGCAGGCAGGCTCGACGAAATGTATTTTGCCGACAATATCCGAAAAAACAGATGGGTCACCGAGCAGGCGTGGTGGTTTCGCCGCGAGTTTTCGGTTGAGGAGCTGGACTCTCGGACGGAACTGGTCTTTAAAGGCATCGATACGGTCGCCAACATCTATCTGAACGGTGAACAGATCGGCCGGACCGAAAACATGTTCCGTGAATACCGCTTTGATGTTTCGGAAAAACTGAGGCTCGGTGAACCCAACGAGCTGGCCGTCTGTATCGAGCCGATTTCGATTGTGATGAAGCAGCACGATGCCGACCCCTATTTTGCCTGTTTTAATGATCATCGCATTTTTATGCGCAAGGCGCAGTGTCATTTCGGTTGGGACTGGGCACCGGACTGCCCCGGTACCGGAATCTGGGATTCCGTGCTGCTGGAAACCTACGATCAGGTCTGTCTTGACGGGCTGAATATTCACACAACCTGCGACGGACTGGTTTCCTTTTTCGTTTCACTCGACGGATCTGTGCAGGAGGTTGGCACCGATGGCCTGGAACTTAGGCTGACCGTGACGGCTCCGGACGGTTCCATGGCGGCGGACGAAGTCTGGGCTGCATCCGGTATCAAAAACTTCCGAAACCTCTTTATTGAAAGCCCGCAGCTTTGGTGGCCGAACGGTATGGGCGGACAGCCGCTGTACAGCTATGAGCTCAGTCTTCTCAAAGAGGGTTCGGTAATCGATACAAAATGCGGCCGGTTTGGAATCCGCGAAGTGCAGCTTGAAGAAAAACCGCTCGGTCCCGACAAAATGGGTTTCGCGTTTATTGTCAACGGCCAGCACTGCTTCTGTAAAGGAGCCAACTGGGTTCCGCTCGACAGCTTCACCGGCGCCATCCCCAATGAAAAATACGATCACATGCTGACGTTGGCCAAAGAGGCAAACTTCAACATGCTGCGTGTGTGGGGCGGCGGGATTTATGAAAAGGATCGGTTCTATGACCTCTGTGACGAACTCGGTTTGATGGTCTGGCAGGATTTCATGTTTGCCTGCGGCGATGTGCCGGATAATCACGACTGGTTTGTCGAAAACGTGCGCGCAGAAATTGAAGTTCAGGTGAAGCGCCTGCGCACACACACCTCTGTGGTCTACTGGGTAGGCGGCAATGAAAAATCCGGCGATTTCTATCGGAAGATGGTGAATTACGGCGATTCGCTCTTCGACGAAATGATTCCGGGAATTGTGCAGACGCTCGATCCGTTTCGTCCATACCGTCGCGGCTCGCCGTACGCGTATGTGGACAGCGGCAATCATCCGAAGTCTGGAGACGCCCATCTCAGCGCGCTCGGCGAGACTTTTGCTCCGGGCTCGAAGGGGTTCCTTGACTACCGCAACTGCGTCAACCACATCGATACCTCGTTTAACTCCGAGTTTGCCATCCAGGGACCGTCCCGCCGGCAGAGTTTTGAAAAATTTATGCCGCCGGAACATTACTGGCCAATTGATGATCTTTGGAACTATCGCATCACGCACAATCCATACGATCATCACGACACCCGCAGCTTTGCCGAAAAACAGCTCGCGCTTTGTCAGGCCTTTTTCGGCGAGCCCAAAGACCACGCGGAATTCATCAAATACGGAATGTCCATGCACGCCGAGGCCATGTGGGACGAAATGTTCGGCTATCGCACCAAGCGGCCTGTCAACAGCGGCTCTATGTTCTGGATGTATTCCGATCCGTGGCCGACCGGCAGCTGGTCGGTTGTCGACTGGTACGGCCTGCCGAAAGCATCGTATTACGCCGCGAAGCGCGCGGCGCGCCCGCTGCAGATCGGGTGGAAAGTGCGACCTGACGAAAACGGCTGGCAGCTCGTCGCCTGCAACGACACACTGCGTGCATTTTCAGGGCAGATTTTCTTCGGCGAGGAAACCGTCGCCGGCGAACAGAAATGGGCGCGTGAACTGGATGTTTCCATTCCGGCTAACACGTCGATCGTGCTGGCGGAAATCGAAACGAAGGAGTTCAGCGGCGCGTCCGACAGCTTCCTGTTTGCCGAATTGGCGTGCGGCGACGAGAAACGCAGCGATACCTTCTTCCCGAACTTCTGGAAAGAGGTGCCGTGGCCGGAACCCGATCTCGAGATCACCGGTTTCCAAACCTTGAAGAAGGACGAAATCGAAGTGACGATCGAGGCCGAAAAGTTTGCCCGCTTTGTTCATCTGGAGGGCTTGAACGAAGGTTGTGCGGACGGTTCTCCGGTTTATCTCTCCGACAGCTTTTTTGACATGCGTGCCGGTGAAACCCGCACGGTTCGTCTGAAAGGTTCTGCACCGATCGATCCCGGAAAAATCAAAGCCGTCCATTGGCTTCAGGAGTGGTGCTGA